In Gadus chalcogrammus isolate NIFS_2021 chromosome 13, NIFS_Gcha_1.0, whole genome shotgun sequence, the genomic stretch AGTCGGACATTGAAGAGGTATCAATTCCTCTGTTGGGCGAGCATGAGGATCCCGATGTAAAGGCAACCTTCATAGAGGAACAAGAAGAcgacaaagaagaagaaaaggaggaggaaatgGAAGCAGAGCCATTTATGGTCGAAACCGAGGAGGACAAGTTCAGCCTCTGGCCTAATTCTGAGCATATTCTCAAAACGGCTGAGGACTCGAAGTACGAGGAAGATCCAGACTATTATGATGACTCTGAAGACACAATGACCTCCTCAATCCCGGTGCTTACTCAGAGCGCTGCAATGGGCGACCACTCCCCCCACATGCGGCATATGCCTCCTTCAGGCTACAACTCAAATAAGTACAGGCCTCCGGCTGACCTTCCAAAGCCTACCAGCTTCCCCCTGCCCCATGTGGGGATTCCTCCAATGCAAGGACCCCCGTCGATGAATCGTCCACCACCTATATCAATCCCTCCGGCCATAGTGACTAGGCTCTCAGGCCCCCCACCCATGCAGGGTCACCCCCCGGGCATGCAGGGTCACCCCCCACCCATGCAGGGTCACCATCCGCCCATCCAGGGACACCATCCGCCAATCCAGGGACACCCTCCACACATCCAGGGTCACCCTCCACACATCCAGGGTCACCCTCCACACATCCAGGGTCACCCTCCACACATCCAGGGTCACCCTCCACACATCCAGGGTCACCCTCCACACATCCAGGGTCACCCTCCACACATCCAGGGACACCCGCCTCCTATGCATGGCCCTCGTCCCCCGATGCAAGGTGATGGTGGTCAGCAGTACGGCCCGCCTCCCGGGGGCTATCCCCCCTACCAGAACCAGTGGCGcggtcagcagcagcagcagcagccacctcCCGGACCCCCGCCCCAGAATATAAGAGGACCGTCACTCCCCTTCCAGCCCATGGGCCAGAGAGGACCCCCACAGATGTTTGACCACTCTATGGCCCCCCAGCACATGAGGCCGCAAGGGCCCCCGCAGGGTCTTCCGATGCCCCCTGCTTTCGACGGACAGAACAGCTTGGCTCCGCCACGATTCCCTGGACCCCCTCCGCCGCCGTTCAACTTCCATGGTTCCAGAGGGCCTCCTCCCCCGTTCACCGGCCCCCCTCATTATGACAACCGACCCCCGCCCCAGCCCCACTTCCCCGGACCAAGAGCGCCGCCGCCCGCTCCCTACCGGGACCACGGGGCCCAGCCCCCCATGGCCGAGCCCCCCCGAGGCCCCGTTGATCCGTACAGCAAGGACGGCGCGGGTCCTTTCAAGCCGGCCATGGACCCACACCAACACCCCAATCCCCTGCACATGTATAAAGACAGCCAggcgccccctccctctccaggtccCTCCTTCAGGGGCCCCCTGCCGGACCCCTATCCAGACCGACGAGGTCCGCCCGATGAGAGCGGCCAGTCCTTCCATCCGCACTACAGAGACCCCCGAGCTCACTCTCCACCCCAACATCGGGCGTCCTTTGAGGACCCCCGGGGGCCCGCTCCCCCAGAGAGCCGGGGACACCCGCCCCATCAATTCATCGGCGAGCGGTACCGCCTCGAAAGACTGCCGGATGAGATAAGACCCCCGCGTCACAGCGGGCCCCTCCTGCCGACCCCGTCCGAGGGCCCAATAGTGCCGGCGGGCCGCATGGGGGGCCAGAGCCCAGACCCCCACAGGGAGGAGCATTGGCGCCAGCACTCCCCTGACATGAGGAGACGGAGCAGCTCCCAGCGCGAGGACTCTGAGCCTCGCGGGCTAGAGCGCCTGAGCCGCTTCGACGGAGGCCCCCGGGAACCCTCTGCCGGACAGGCCCACCTCCCCGAcgacaggcagagggagacgGCCGAGGACCGCCGCAGGGACCGGGATCGGGAAGGCCCCCCCCATGCGGGAAGGCCCTCCTGGGACCGGGACCGGGGTAAGCGCTGGAGCAGAGAGCGGGAGTGGgacagaagcagagagagggaccgggagagagacggagaacgAAGCCGGGAGCGCAGCAGGGAACACAGTAGGGGACAAGAGGTGGAGCGCCACCGGGACCCAGACGTAGAGCGACACCGAGACCCAGAGGGGGAGCGACACAGGGacccagagggggagaggaaagagCTGGACAGACACCGGGACCCAGAGGTGGACAGACACCGGGACCAAGAGGTGGACAGACACCGGGACCCAGAGGTGGACCGTCACCGGGACCCAGAGGTGGACCGACACCGGGACCCAGAGGCAAATAAGAGGCGCGACCGGGAGAGAGtccgggacagagagagggatagagtcagggagagggacccggagaggagggagggagagaggaaggaaggagacagaagggaaggggagaggcgggagggagagaggagcgaaggagacaggagagaaggggataggagggaaggggagaggctGGAGAGGCTGGAGAGGCAGGagaggcgggagggagagaggcttgagaggcgggagggagagaggcaggagagagagaggcaggagaggagggaaggagagaggcgggagggagagacaaaggaaGGGGAgaaaaaggagggagagagaagggagggggaaaggaaggagggagagaagagggagggggaaaggaaggagggagagaagagggagggggaaaggaaggagggagagaggagggagggggaaaggaaggagggagagaggagggagggggaaaggaaggagggagagaagagggagggggaaaggaaggagggagagaggagggagggggaaaggaaggagggagagaggagggagggggaaaggaaggagggagagaagaaggagggggagcggagagacagcgagaggagGGACGGGGACAGGAGAGACCACGATCGAGAGAGAACCAGGGTTCGCGAGAGAGACCGCGACCGTGACCGAGACCGTGAGCGTGACAGAGACCGCGACAGGAGACGCAGCAGAGAAAGAGATCGTGATCGTGGAAAAGACCGCGCCAGGGACCGGGACCGAGACCGGGATCGCGAGCGccgagagaggagcaggagcagagacaaaagagaggagaagaaggaggctAAACACGAAGTCAACAGGGAGAGCGAAAGGCACGCCGATGTGGAGAACAAAAACTCTTAGTAGTCCTCTCCTTCTCGGACCATGTGTTACTTTTATGAGAATAGGCGGGAGCATCCTCTGTAAATATGATGGACAGTATTTAAGTGGACCTGCAATAGCTATAGACTGATGGTCTGGCATACTTGTATTGCCATTTATAAGTGAATGGCCCCACTGCGGGCAGGTTCTGTTTAAATCATACTTGTGCTATAATTTCGTATGTGCTCTTTTTAAAGGATCGAAATGCAAAGTAACAAATTTCCACTTACCGTCAAATTTCATTTTGTAAAtacgaatgtgtgtgtatatatactgaTTTTAACTATACTTTTTCTAAGTAGAGAAAATGAAAGCCATATATCCTGGACGGATAATGTGAAAGTTGACCTGTATGACTGTATGTGTACAATTCAGAGGTTTTCAATATCATGGCTCTTTGGAGAAAATAGGTAATTGACGGTTATTGCAACATGTTGATTTCGTTGAAACTCAAATCCACAATTAAACCTTTTTTGACTACTTTTCTTTCGTCCTTTGCCTTTCCTCACATCACATCCGTTCTGTGACAGCCGTCAGAGCGGACTCAAAAAGTGCCCGCTTTGGCCTGAGGTCTGAACGTCATGTTCTGCTTCTAATTAGGAGAGCAACAGAACATGAGTTTTCCCTCATAGCTATAGCATATTTTTGTGGAGAAGATTACTTATGAGTAGGAAAAAAAAGGTTTCCTCATCGTTCTGGTTAGGGGTTGGGTAAATACCTCAAGGCCTTAACGAGCTTTGCTGTCAAAATGGAaaattcaatatttatttttcatgcaTTTCTTTGGGGTGGAAATGCCCCACAGCTCCAGAACAATGCTAAACTGGGTCAACTAACACACAATTGGCATTCAAAGCACAGGGCAAAAGCGGTTGTAGGGTTAAAATTGTACAGGGCAGCTTCGGAACATGATAAGCAAAGGATGATTTCAATTTCACATTTCATTGTGAAGAATATTTAAAAAGTTGACATGCAGTTCAGTGaagtaaatgtattttatttatttaccgtAAGCATTTGGCACAATGAGCTGTCATATATCTAATATAAAATGTTGTTTATATTATCTAACATTTATGAAATAACTACATATTACAACTATTTATAGTTCAGCTTGAATGAAGTCGTTGTTCTCCTCTTCCACTGGACGCAGTTCCTCAGGTGGGGGGTCTGCAGGGTTGGAACAACCCTTTCCGACGGAAGGCCTCCTGTATTTTCCTTCCCGAAGGAAGGAGGGGTCTGCAGGGTTGGAACAACGAGCCGGCCCTCCTTCCCGAAGGAAGGCCTCCTGTATCTTCTTGGGGCACCAGATGAACTTCTCTCTGGGCTCGTAGTTCCAGAAGGCAAAGCGGACCAGCTCTCTGCGCTGTGCCTTATCGAGCACGGCAAACAGGAAGTAGTTGAGCACGCTCTCCTTGACCGCGGGGAGCTTCCCTTGCACAAGGGTTTCCTCCAGGAAGAAGCGAACCAGCGGGGCTTGGTAGTGCCTGAAGCCCAGGTTCCCCAGGCACTTCAGGATGCGAGTGAGGCGCAGGTTGTTGTGAGTATGCCTGCAGTGGAGAGACATGATTCACCATTGTGTCATCCTTGTATAATTCACCATTTAAGCGACTTACAGTGAAATGCATTAGATACATGAAGTCATGAGGGAAGTGGTAAGCATTTTATGGACTTTGCGGTTTGAATTCTTCTACTTTTTTCTTTCAGTAAGTGCAACCCAAGGATCCCAATCGTGAATTAAACACAAAAGTATATATGGTTTAGCTTGTCAGAAAGGGATTTTATTTACCGGTTCATATTTTCAAATCTCTCCGGCCAGTTTGATGCTCTCCCGACTGCTCCGGTCTCCAGGTTAAAGAGCTCAATGCCGTAGAAGTCCAACATGAGCCCATAGGACTGCTGCAGATTGAGTTTAGCTGTCTCGTTTTTAAGGAAAGCCTGTGGACATGGAATCTTGTTAATAAAACTGTCGGGACACAGATACCtttttcatattattttccAGATTGATAGCTGTCTCACCTTAATCTCCTGTTTGGTCAGTACGAAGGCTTCATCGTTCATTCCGACCTCCTGCAGTGGAAAAATCCTTTAAAGGGGGGGGAAGAAAAAGGGCTCAAACTTCTGTTTAAGATTAGAATGCATTTGCCCTTGCCCTTTCTGCATGAGCTCTTCTTAGCTAGCTCTTTTGGTAGAGACAGTGATCAGCCACAGTGCACTGCAGCCCCAGGGTGGCACCCCAGGCCATGTGTGTGAGGATGTCTGTGTTGTGTCCAGCTCCACACCAGGGCCACTGTGCAGTAATAACCTCAACACATCCATGTATGTCTCAGGTGGGATACCCTGCGACTCTACATCAAAAATAACCAAATCATGACTTATCCTGGGACCTACTATCTTGTTGTAACCGATGCACAACCCAAAGTAAACAATAAATTATGGTTTTCTGTCGTCTAGCAAACCATAAGTTAAATCAAATATAGCACCCAATCAGATCTCTGTGACTTTGCATTTGGAATAAATTATGAAAATATGCATAAATGTTTAATTGTCAGTGACATGTTAATCGGGTCCCCTCCATTATTAGCTTACCATTGGACGAAACTTTGCACTCTCTCCAGTCTGTAATAATCCCCACGCCATGTTTTATGAAACTCGCCTATGGAGAAACCTTCAAAGAAAAATGCAATATTGTTTACTTTGCTTTACGGGTGTGGTCAAAAAACCTGCTGGCTCGATTCCAGACTTAAGTTCTGTTTCATATAAAGATTTTATCGAGTTGAGCTGCGGTGCGGCTTACCGTCAGGTTCAGATGCCCTTTCTCCAAGATAAAATGTTAAATTAGGCATGTCTGTCCCCTGCTAAAGAAAAGTGGAAATTGGTGATATGCTCACAAAATACATTCTAATTAATACTTTAAGTAAACTACTCACTTTTCCTCGATGGTAACTTCTGCCCATAGGGAGCTGCAAGGGTATAATGAGTTATATAATCTGAATAAAATGGTTTTGTTTAGATGTTAGATACAGGATCTAACATCTAATATAGGCTACTATACTTACGGGATAGTCATGCCTGTAGTTATACATGTCCTTTGCTGCATTTTCGAATCGATTGAATTCGTACTACAGgaggaaaagtaaacattgtattgttattatttgtagaaatatttattgattttaaaaaaaatgaaagtgaCGGTCGAGAAATGTAAATCCACTAATCGCAACCCAGCCACGCACGTCATAAACTCTCTGGGTCGAGCCTCGGGGTCGACGATCGCCTTGGGAATCTTTTAATGTTTCCCATGTTGTGTCGTATTCACAATACAACAGATCAGTGCGTTCCACCCAGTAAGGTTCATTGTGTCCAGCATTCTCTTCCTTGTCGGTGGGTTCTCGGTTAGGTATCGACCTGGGATTCTCTTTTACGTCGGTGGTTTCTCGGTCAGGGATCGACTGCTGTTTCTCTCCGTCTTCAGTGGGTTCTTGGTCAGGGATCGACTCCTGATTCTGTCTGCCTTCGGTGGGTTCTCGGTCAGGAATCGACGACCTCTTATTCTCTTTTACGTTAGTGGTTTGTCGGTCAGGGAACAACGTCGGATTCGGTTCGTCGTCGGTGGGTCTTTTCTTTTTGGGTTTTAGGCACAGCAACAAACAATCCATAAGGCCAACCGAAGTATATGCGAAAATTATTTGAGGTCGACGACAAAACAGTTTGCAGCAGAAAGTAAACGTTTATCTTAAAAGGCGAAACGGGTAACAACCAGCACGAATTAGAAGGTGCATTGTTTTATaagcaaaaaaactaaaattacTTTAAAATTCGATCAGTTCATGTTGCCTTCCCTTCTGATTGAGTATCAGCCCGAGGTTTCACTTTCGATTTTTGTCTATCAGGAAGTCACGGCGAAAGGCATAATTTCGGCCTACTTCTGtgccacacacgcgcacgcgcgcacacacacacacacacacacacacacacacacacacacacacacacacacacacacacacacacacacacacacacacacacacacacacacacacacacacacacacact encodes the following:
- the LOC130401894 gene encoding opioid growth factor receptor-like isoform X1, with amino-acid sequence MDCLLLCLKPKKKRPTDDEPNPTLFPDRQTTNVKENKRSSIPDREPTEGRQNQESIPDQEPTEDGEKQQSIPDRETTDVKENPRSIPNREPTDKEENAGHNEPYWVERTDLLYCEYDTTWETLKDSQGDRRPRGSTQRVYDYEFNRFENAAKDMYNYRHDYPLPMGRSYHRGKQGTDMPNLTFYLGERASEPDGFSIGEFHKTWRGDYYRLERVQSFVQWIFPLQEVGMNDEAFVLTKQEIKAFLKNETAKLNLQQSYGLMLDFYGIELFNLETGAVGRASNWPERFENMNRHTHNNLRLTRILKCLGNLGFRHYQAPLVRFFLEETLVQGKLPAVKESVLNYFLFAVLDKAQRRELVRFAFWNYEPREKFIWCPKKIQEAFLREGGPARCSNPADPSFLREGKYRRPSVGKGCSNPADPPPEELRPVEEENNDFIQAEL
- the LOC130401894 gene encoding opioid growth factor receptor-like isoform X2 gives rise to the protein MDCLLLCLKPKKKRPTDDEPNPTLFPDRQTTNVKENKRSSIPDREPTEGRQNQESIPDQEPTEDGEKQQSIPDRETTDVKENPRSIPNREPTDKEENAGHNEPYWVERTDLLYCEYDTTWETLKDSQGDRRPRGSTQRVYDYEFNRFENAAKDMYNYRHDYPLPMGRSYHRGKGTDMPNLTFYLGERASEPDGFSIGEFHKTWRGDYYRLERVQSFVQWIFPLQEVGMNDEAFVLTKQEIKAFLKNETAKLNLQQSYGLMLDFYGIELFNLETGAVGRASNWPERFENMNRHTHNNLRLTRILKCLGNLGFRHYQAPLVRFFLEETLVQGKLPAVKESVLNYFLFAVLDKAQRRELVRFAFWNYEPREKFIWCPKKIQEAFLREGGPARCSNPADPSFLREGKYRRPSVGKGCSNPADPPPEELRPVEEENNDFIQAEL